The following proteins come from a genomic window of Alnus glutinosa chromosome 10, dhAlnGlut1.1, whole genome shotgun sequence:
- the LOC133880303 gene encoding protein FAR1-RELATED SEQUENCE 5-like isoform X1, translated as MGDSSQNMNIQTDWTPQVGMEFNTLEDAWKNWKNYGKQMGFGVRKKFINKSKRDGKVTTRGFVCFKEGVRRVDKRDHLNCRHRYETRSNCHVRMFVSLVRETGKYKVYDFVAEHNHILHLSETTYMMKSLRKIPEVQAFSINLACASRIIPPKATHALMSREAGKKSNLGCIELDQNNLRTKRQKKLMYGEAGWLLKYFQEQLTKDPSFQYAIQLDSEEQITNIFWVDSRMIIDYVYFGDVVTFDTTYGTNKELRPLVVFTGFNHHRGVVIFGAALLYDETAESYKWLFESFLAAHGGKKPQSIFTNQDATMEKVLIEVMPDSWHGLCTWHIMQNGIKHLGNLMKDGSCFLRDFKTCMFDYEDDTKFENAWVKMIQTYNIENLCWLDGIYKLKTKWAKCHVKNAFTLGMGSTQLNESLNGDLKPYLKSDFDVVRFFQHFDRVVEQKRHKELKAEFNARQKLPTLSLKNSPMLKQAAQTYTPVIFKIFQDEYDYASAAVIKYRNEGQPMHEYIVVLLNEDGEYKVLCDRNNKIISCSCKKFETFGILCCHALKVFDLLDIKMIPDMYILKRWTREARSGYMSDSEMRNVEEDINLNITQRYRRLCTKLMRLAAEAADTKETYAFVVRAIEEMEKKVKDIATKSLSATLDDQAHMSLAGSNEITNHAQSIEFLLDIESRGCVVVSKQTFLSSMYRDSKPDIEFCE; from the exons ATGGGCGATTCCTCTCAAAACATGAATATCCAGACAGATTGGACCCCTCAAGTTGGTATGGAATTTAATACCCTAGAGGATGCATGGAAGAATTGGAAAAATTATGGAAAGCAAATGGGTTTTGGTGTGAGGaagaaatttataaataaaagtaagagaGATGGGAAAGTAACAACGAGaggatttgtttgttttaaagAAGGTGTTCGAAGAGTAGACAAGCGGGATCATCTAAACTGTCGTCATCGATATGAAACAAGGTCTAACTGTCATGTACGGATGTTTGTTTCATTAGTACGAGAGACTGGGAAATACAAGGTTTATGATTTTGTAGCAGAACATAATCATATTCTACATCTTTCAGAAACTACTTATATGATGAAGTCGCTTCGAAAAATACCTGAAGTTCAAGCCTTTTCAATTAATTTGGCATGTGCTTCTAGAATCATTCCTCCAAAGGCAACCCATGCGTTGATGAGTAGAGAGGCTGGGAAGAAGTCAAATCTTGGATGCATTGAGCTTGATCAAAATAATCTTCGAACAAAACGGCAGAAGAAATTGATGTATGGTGAAGCTGGTTGGTTATTGAAGTACTTTCAAGAACAATTGACTAAAGATCCATCCTTCCAGTATGCAATACAATTAGATAGTGAAGAACAAATAACTAatattttttgggttgattCTAGAATGATCATTGACTATGTCtattttggtgatgttgtgACTTTTGACACTACATACGGTACTAATAAAGAGTTGAGACCCCTAGTTGTGTTTACTGGTTTTAATCACCATAGGGGGGTTGTGATTTTTGGGGCTGCACTTCTATATGATGAAACGGCAGAGTCATATAAATGGCTTTTTGAAAGTTTCTTAGCAGCACATGGGGGTAAAAAGCCCCAATCGATCTTCACAAATCAAGATGCTACAATGGAAAAGGTGTTAATTGAGGTGATGCCAGACTCGTGGCACGGATTATGTACTTGGCACATAATGCAAAATGGTATCAAGCATTTGGGGAATTTGATGAAGGATGGTTCTTGTTTTCTTCGAGACTTCAAAACTTGTATGTTTGACTATGAGGATGATACTAAATTTGAAAATGCTTGGGTTAAAATGATTCAGACATATAACATTGAGAATCTTTGTTGGTTGGATGGTATATACAAATTGAAGACAAAATGGGCCAAATGCCACGTGAAGAATGCATTTACTTTGGGAATGGGAAGTACTCAACTCAATGAAAGCTTGAATGGAGACTTGAAACCGTACTTAAAATCAGATTTTGATGTGGTCCGATTTTTTCAACATTTTGATAGAGTGGTAGAGCAAAAACGGCATAAGGAATTGAAGGCTGAATTTAATGCTAGACAAAAGTTGCCTACGTTGAGCTTGAAGAATTCCCCCATGTTGAAGCAAGCAGCACAAACGTATACACCtgtgatatttaaaatatttcaaGATGAGTATGACTATGCATCAGCAGCGGTAATAAAATATCGCAATGAGGGTCAACCAATGCATGAATATATTGTTGTACTTCTTAATGAAGATGGAGAGTATAAAGTACTTTGCGACCGTAATAATAAGATAATCTCATGTAGTTGCAAGAAGTTTGAAACATTTGGGATTTTGTGTTGCCATGCTTTGAAAGTTTTTGACTTGCTTGATATAAAGATGATTCCTGATATGTACATTTTGAAAAGGTGGACAAGAGAAGCAAGGAGTGGATACATGTCAGATAGTGAGATGAGGAATGTGGAAGAGGATATTAATTTAAACATTACACAAAGATATAGAAGATTGTGTACCAAGCTGATGAGATTAGCCGCTGAAGCAGCTGACACTAAAGAGACATATGCTTTTGTAGTGAGGGCGATAGAGGAAATGGAAAAGAAAGTTAAAGATATTGCAACAAAAAGTTTGAGTGCTACTCTTGATGATCAAGCTCACATGTCATTGGCAGGTAGCAATGAAATTACAAATCATGCCCAATCCATTGAATTTTTACTA GACATTGAAAGTAGAGGCTGTGTTGTGGTTTCTAAGCAAACTTTCCTCTCAAGCATGTATCGTGATTCTA AGCCAGATATTGAATTTTGTGAATAG
- the LOC133880303 gene encoding protein FAR1-RELATED SEQUENCE 5-like isoform X2: MGDSSQNMNIQTDWTPQVGMEFNTLEDAWKNWKNYGKQMGFGVRKKFINKSKRDGKVTTRGFVCFKEGVRRVDKRDHLNCRHRYETRSNCHVRMFVSLVRETGKYKVYDFVAEHNHILHLSETTYMMKSLRKIPEVQAFSINLACASRIIPPKATHALMSREAGKKSNLGCIELDQNNLRTKRQKKLMYGEAGWLLKYFQEQLTKDPSFQYAIQLDSEEQITNIFWVDSRMIIDYVYFGDVVTFDTTYGTNKELRPLVVFTGFNHHRGVVIFGAALLYDETAESYKWLFESFLAAHGGKKPQSIFTNQDATMEKVLIEVMPDSWHGLCTWHIMQNGIKHLGNLMKDGSCFLRDFKTCMFDYEDDTKFENAWVKMIQTYNIENLCWLDGIYKLKTKWAKCHVKNAFTLGMGSTQLNESLNGDLKPYLKSDFDVVRFFQHFDRVVEQKRHKELKAEFNARQKLPTLSLKNSPMLKQAAQTYTPVIFKIFQDEYDYASAAVIKYRNEGQPMHEYIVVLLNEDGEYKVLCDRNNKIISCSCKKFETFGILCCHALKVFDLLDIKMIPDMYILKRWTREARSGYMSDSEMRNVEEDINLNITQRYRRLCTKLMRLAAEAADTKETYAFVVRAIEEMEKKVKDIATKSLSATLDDQAHMSLAEPDIEFCE; the protein is encoded by the exons ATGGGCGATTCCTCTCAAAACATGAATATCCAGACAGATTGGACCCCTCAAGTTGGTATGGAATTTAATACCCTAGAGGATGCATGGAAGAATTGGAAAAATTATGGAAAGCAAATGGGTTTTGGTGTGAGGaagaaatttataaataaaagtaagagaGATGGGAAAGTAACAACGAGaggatttgtttgttttaaagAAGGTGTTCGAAGAGTAGACAAGCGGGATCATCTAAACTGTCGTCATCGATATGAAACAAGGTCTAACTGTCATGTACGGATGTTTGTTTCATTAGTACGAGAGACTGGGAAATACAAGGTTTATGATTTTGTAGCAGAACATAATCATATTCTACATCTTTCAGAAACTACTTATATGATGAAGTCGCTTCGAAAAATACCTGAAGTTCAAGCCTTTTCAATTAATTTGGCATGTGCTTCTAGAATCATTCCTCCAAAGGCAACCCATGCGTTGATGAGTAGAGAGGCTGGGAAGAAGTCAAATCTTGGATGCATTGAGCTTGATCAAAATAATCTTCGAACAAAACGGCAGAAGAAATTGATGTATGGTGAAGCTGGTTGGTTATTGAAGTACTTTCAAGAACAATTGACTAAAGATCCATCCTTCCAGTATGCAATACAATTAGATAGTGAAGAACAAATAACTAatattttttgggttgattCTAGAATGATCATTGACTATGTCtattttggtgatgttgtgACTTTTGACACTACATACGGTACTAATAAAGAGTTGAGACCCCTAGTTGTGTTTACTGGTTTTAATCACCATAGGGGGGTTGTGATTTTTGGGGCTGCACTTCTATATGATGAAACGGCAGAGTCATATAAATGGCTTTTTGAAAGTTTCTTAGCAGCACATGGGGGTAAAAAGCCCCAATCGATCTTCACAAATCAAGATGCTACAATGGAAAAGGTGTTAATTGAGGTGATGCCAGACTCGTGGCACGGATTATGTACTTGGCACATAATGCAAAATGGTATCAAGCATTTGGGGAATTTGATGAAGGATGGTTCTTGTTTTCTTCGAGACTTCAAAACTTGTATGTTTGACTATGAGGATGATACTAAATTTGAAAATGCTTGGGTTAAAATGATTCAGACATATAACATTGAGAATCTTTGTTGGTTGGATGGTATATACAAATTGAAGACAAAATGGGCCAAATGCCACGTGAAGAATGCATTTACTTTGGGAATGGGAAGTACTCAACTCAATGAAAGCTTGAATGGAGACTTGAAACCGTACTTAAAATCAGATTTTGATGTGGTCCGATTTTTTCAACATTTTGATAGAGTGGTAGAGCAAAAACGGCATAAGGAATTGAAGGCTGAATTTAATGCTAGACAAAAGTTGCCTACGTTGAGCTTGAAGAATTCCCCCATGTTGAAGCAAGCAGCACAAACGTATACACCtgtgatatttaaaatatttcaaGATGAGTATGACTATGCATCAGCAGCGGTAATAAAATATCGCAATGAGGGTCAACCAATGCATGAATATATTGTTGTACTTCTTAATGAAGATGGAGAGTATAAAGTACTTTGCGACCGTAATAATAAGATAATCTCATGTAGTTGCAAGAAGTTTGAAACATTTGGGATTTTGTGTTGCCATGCTTTGAAAGTTTTTGACTTGCTTGATATAAAGATGATTCCTGATATGTACATTTTGAAAAGGTGGACAAGAGAAGCAAGGAGTGGATACATGTCAGATAGTGAGATGAGGAATGTGGAAGAGGATATTAATTTAAACATTACACAAAGATATAGAAGATTGTGTACCAAGCTGATGAGATTAGCCGCTGAAGCAGCTGACACTAAAGAGACATATGCTTTTGTAGTGAGGGCGATAGAGGAAATGGAAAAGAAAGTTAAAGATATTGCAACAAAAAGTTTGAGTGCTACTCTTGATGATCAAGCTCACATGTCATTGGCAG AGCCAGATATTGAATTTTGTGAATAG
- the LOC133880303 gene encoding protein FAR1-RELATED SEQUENCE 5-like isoform X3, whose translation MGDSSQNMNIQTDWTPQVGMEFNTLEDAWKNWKNYGKQMGFGVRKKFINKSKRDGKVTTRGFVCFKEGVRRVDKRDHLNCRHRYETRSNCHVRMFVSLVRETGKYKVYDFVAEHNHILHLSETTYMMKSLRKIPEVQAFSINLACASRIIPPKATHALMSREAGKKSNLGCIELDQNNLRTKRQKKLMYGEAGWLLKYFQEQLTKDPSFQYAIQLDSEEQITNIFWVDSRMIIDYVYFGDVVTFDTTYGTNKELRPLVVFTGFNHHRGVVIFGAALLYDETAESYKWLFESFLAAHGGKKPQSIFTNQDATMEKVLIEVMPDSWHGLCTWHIMQNGIKHLGNLMKDGSCFLRDFKTCMFDYEDDTKFENAWVKMIQTYNIENLCWLDGIYKLKTKWAKCHVKNAFTLGMGSTQLNESLNGDLKPYLKSDFDVVRFFQHFDRVVEQKRHKELKAEFNARQKLPTLSLKNSPMLKQAAQTWTREARSGYMSDSEMRNVEEDINLNITQRYRRLCTKLMRLAAEAADTKETYAFVVRAIEEMEKKVKDIATKSLSATLDDQAHMSLAGSNEITNHAQSIEFLLDIESRGCVVVSKQTFLSSMYRDSKPDIEFCE comes from the exons ATGGGCGATTCCTCTCAAAACATGAATATCCAGACAGATTGGACCCCTCAAGTTGGTATGGAATTTAATACCCTAGAGGATGCATGGAAGAATTGGAAAAATTATGGAAAGCAAATGGGTTTTGGTGTGAGGaagaaatttataaataaaagtaagagaGATGGGAAAGTAACAACGAGaggatttgtttgttttaaagAAGGTGTTCGAAGAGTAGACAAGCGGGATCATCTAAACTGTCGTCATCGATATGAAACAAGGTCTAACTGTCATGTACGGATGTTTGTTTCATTAGTACGAGAGACTGGGAAATACAAGGTTTATGATTTTGTAGCAGAACATAATCATATTCTACATCTTTCAGAAACTACTTATATGATGAAGTCGCTTCGAAAAATACCTGAAGTTCAAGCCTTTTCAATTAATTTGGCATGTGCTTCTAGAATCATTCCTCCAAAGGCAACCCATGCGTTGATGAGTAGAGAGGCTGGGAAGAAGTCAAATCTTGGATGCATTGAGCTTGATCAAAATAATCTTCGAACAAAACGGCAGAAGAAATTGATGTATGGTGAAGCTGGTTGGTTATTGAAGTACTTTCAAGAACAATTGACTAAAGATCCATCCTTCCAGTATGCAATACAATTAGATAGTGAAGAACAAATAACTAatattttttgggttgattCTAGAATGATCATTGACTATGTCtattttggtgatgttgtgACTTTTGACACTACATACGGTACTAATAAAGAGTTGAGACCCCTAGTTGTGTTTACTGGTTTTAATCACCATAGGGGGGTTGTGATTTTTGGGGCTGCACTTCTATATGATGAAACGGCAGAGTCATATAAATGGCTTTTTGAAAGTTTCTTAGCAGCACATGGGGGTAAAAAGCCCCAATCGATCTTCACAAATCAAGATGCTACAATGGAAAAGGTGTTAATTGAGGTGATGCCAGACTCGTGGCACGGATTATGTACTTGGCACATAATGCAAAATGGTATCAAGCATTTGGGGAATTTGATGAAGGATGGTTCTTGTTTTCTTCGAGACTTCAAAACTTGTATGTTTGACTATGAGGATGATACTAAATTTGAAAATGCTTGGGTTAAAATGATTCAGACATATAACATTGAGAATCTTTGTTGGTTGGATGGTATATACAAATTGAAGACAAAATGGGCCAAATGCCACGTGAAGAATGCATTTACTTTGGGAATGGGAAGTACTCAACTCAATGAAAGCTTGAATGGAGACTTGAAACCGTACTTAAAATCAGATTTTGATGTGGTCCGATTTTTTCAACATTTTGATAGAGTGGTAGAGCAAAAACGGCATAAGGAATTGAAGGCTGAATTTAATGCTAGACAAAAGTTGCCTACGTTGAGCTTGAAGAATTCCCCCATGTTGAAGCAAGCAGCACAAAC GTGGACAAGAGAAGCAAGGAGTGGATACATGTCAGATAGTGAGATGAGGAATGTGGAAGAGGATATTAATTTAAACATTACACAAAGATATAGAAGATTGTGTACCAAGCTGATGAGATTAGCCGCTGAAGCAGCTGACACTAAAGAGACATATGCTTTTGTAGTGAGGGCGATAGAGGAAATGGAAAAGAAAGTTAAAGATATTGCAACAAAAAGTTTGAGTGCTACTCTTGATGATCAAGCTCACATGTCATTGGCAGGTAGCAATGAAATTACAAATCATGCCCAATCCATTGAATTTTTACTA GACATTGAAAGTAGAGGCTGTGTTGTGGTTTCTAAGCAAACTTTCCTCTCAAGCATGTATCGTGATTCTA AGCCAGATATTGAATTTTGTGAATAG